aattcttattcatcagtTTTATTGGTTGTTACCCACATTGCAGCCACACAGGTTTAGCCCTTGTTACGGATCCGaacatttttcagtacatGTTATATCGCGTACCAAACGTTTTCGGAACGTCGATCTCGCAACACGTCGGGAGTTTCAGATCGACTTCAGATTTCTCACACTTTGAGATTTCCAAGTACTTTTTTAATGGATTCGGTGTTCAAATTTAGCATggtcgtatacgtatatatatgttataggcgattgattttctttactaggggcttcgcccgTGCGCGCTccgcgcgccaaccccattTCGGCGCTTTAATAAtgtcatttttctcacaaagtTATTAGATACAGTGAGTTCCTTTCGGAAGGAAGTTTTATTGGTTTTTACCCACATTGCAGCCACACAGGTTTAGCCCATGTTACGGATCCGaacatttttcagtacatGTTATATCGCGTACCAAACGTTTTCGGAACGTCGATCTCGCAACACGTCGGGAGTTTCAGATCGACTATAAGATTTCCAAGTACTCTTTTAATGGATTCGGTGTTCAAATTTAGCATTgtcgtatatgtatgtatatatgttataggcaattgattttctttactaggggcttcgcccgtgcgcgcttcgcgcgccaaccccatctcggcgctTCAATAATATCACATTTCTCACAAAGTTATTGAATACAGTGAGTTCCTTTCGGAAGGAAGTTTTATTGGTTGTTACCCACATTGCAGCCACACAGGTTTAGCCCTTGTTACGGATCCGaacatttttcagtacatGTTATATCGCGTACCAAACGTTTTCGGAACGTCGATCTCGCAACACGTCGGGAGTTTCAGATCGACTTCAGATTTCTCACACTTTGAGATTTCCAAGTACTTTTTTAATGGATTCGGTGTTCAAATTTAGCATggtcgtatacgtatatatatgttataggcgattgattttctttactaggggcttcgcccgTGCGCGCTccgcgcgccaaccccattTCGGCGCTTTAATAAtgtcatttttctcacaaagtTATTAGATACAGTGAGTTCCTTTCGGAAGGAAGTTTTATTGGTTTTTACCCACATTGCAGCCACACAGGTTTAGCCCATGTTACGGATCCGaacatttttcagtacatGTTATATCGCGTACCAAACGTTTTCGGAACGTCGATCTCGCAACACGTCGGGAGTTTCAGATCGACTATAAGATTTCCAAGTACTCTTTTAATGGATTCGGTGTTCAAATTTAGCATTgtcgtatatgtatgtatatatgttataggcaattgattttcttcactaggggcttcgcccgtgcgcgcttcgcgcgccaaccccatctcggcgctTCAATAATATCATGTTTCTCACAAAGTTATTAATTACAGTGAGTTCCTTTCGGAAGGAAGTTCCATTGGTTGTTACCCACATTTCAGCCACACAGGTTTAGCCCTTGTTACGGATCCGaacatttttcagtacatGTTATATCGCGTACCAAATGTTTTCGGAACGTCGATCTCGCAACACGTTTGGAGTTTCAGATCGACTATAAGATTTCCAAGTTCTTTTTTAATGGATTCGGTGTTCAAATTTAGCATTgtcgtatatgtatgtatatatgttataggcaattgattttcttcactaggggcttcgcccgtgcgcgcttcgcgcgccaaccccatctcggcgctTCAATAATATCATGTTTCTCACAAAGTTATTAATTACAGTGAGTTCCTTTCGGAAGGAAGTTCCATTGGTTGTTACCCACATTGCAGCCACACAGGTTTAGCCCTTGTTACGgatccgaacatttttttgtacatgTTATATCGCGTCACGAATGTTTTCGGAACGTCGATCTCGCAACACGGCAGGAGTTTCAGATCGACTTTGAGATTTCCAAGTTCTTTTTCAATGGATTCGGTGTTCAAATTTAGCATTgtcgtatgtatatatatatgtttgttctgtttgtttcgtttcatttctgGAACAAAAGAATTCTATAGAGATGCAGAATCATCTGTGCATAGAACCAGAAGTACATCTAGTATAGAAAATGAGCAttatgaaaatacaaaaaaatgaattattacttATTGTCTATACTGCTTAACAAAGTGATAGGAACCAAAACTACACATAAAAGTACATAGTTATTAAAGCAAGGACTAGTAATTTGAGGAAATAATCCAACATTTCAGTTTCTTTCTCAAGGTTTTTTGCTTACACTCTAATGACTTTAGGCAGTTAGGTAATAGATTATAATACTTGATTGCGACATAGTATGCATTTTTCGTGCTAATTGTCTGAATAATCTTAGGTAGAGTTAGGAGATTAGATCTCGTTTTCATCTGTAATTGTCCATCAAATAGTagatttttgcattcattataataatacattattGCACTAACAATAAAGGATTCGTTAATATTAAGGGGAGCAGAGACATCTTTGCACGACACTaggaaatttattcatctatTTTGTATATTAAGTAACGGTTTTACAGCATTGTTGTACGCACCTCCCCACGCTATTAATCCATAATTAATTATCCTCTCAAATAATCCATGATATATAGTTTTCAATATTACAGGCTTTAGACTTTTGCTTAGTTTAAAGAATAGAAGAGAGAAATAccttatttttttagtttattcATTCACATGTATATTCCATTTCATATTTGAATCAAAGAAGATCCCCAggtatttacaattttcaactcTACTGAGCTCTCTGTCGTTTATATATAGATGATAGTTTTTGGGTACACTGTCACTATAGCTTCCAAAGGTGATATAAGTTGTCTCATCAATGTTAAAGGAAAGTTTATTAACTTTTAACCAAATGTCCAGTTTATTTAACCAGTTATTTAGAGTTACGTTCAGTTCAGTCCAATTTCTACCTAAACATAATACTGCAGTATCATCCGCGTATGCTACTAGAGCATTTGGAGGTAAAACATCAAAAATGTCATCTATGTACATGATAAACAACAGGGGACCCAGTATCGTACCTCGAGGGACACCAACTTTCACCATCTTAGTTTCACTTGTGCAGTTATTAATCTTAACACATTGTTCTCTATTAGTTAAATAATTCGTTAATAATTGATGTGGAATACCTCTTATTCCACGTCTCCATAGTTTATCTAATAGTATCTTGTGGTTAACAGTGTCAAATGCCTTTGCAAGATCTAGGAAAACAAGTACAGTTGACAGGTTGTtgtcaatattattatatataaaattagATGTGATAGCAAGGGCATCACTTGTACCcctattttttacaaaaccaAATTGATTATTAGAGATTAAAATGTTGGAAATGCAAAAAGAATATAatctgttaaaaattattttttcaaatatttttgctAAGTTAGATATAAGCGATATAGGTCTATAGTTGGTAGTTAGATGCTTATTGCCtgatttaaaaattggaataatatCCGTTTTTTTTAAGGCAGAAGGCCATATTACACGATTAATACACATGTTAAAAATATACTCTAGGGGAACACTGATATCATTTGCAATAATCTTTAGAACTTTACTACTAATACCATCAACGCCTCCTGATTTGTCTTTCAGATCAagtattgttttttcaatttcaaagcTATCAGTTGGAGTGAGAAAAATACTATTTGAATtatgtttcacatttttttctatgttTACTTGtagtttatcaatttttttagcTAGTTCATCACCAATATTACTAAAGAAGTCTACGAATTTATCCGCAATATCCCTGTTATCAGTGACTATCTCTTCGTTACGTATTATATAATCTATTTCAGTAGagacatttttattctttcccAGTTTACCATTAACATAATTCCATAGCTTCCTACTATCTTTATATATGTTTTTTACCATCTCATTCtcgtattcattttttgttagTGATATTAacttatttaataatttgcaATATGAATTATATTCCTGTTTCAGTGTGTTATTACTCCTATCCAGATTCCATAAATTATACAGAGTTTCTTTAGTTTTACAAGATATCATAAGACCTTTTGTTATCCAACTACTACGTggtttattattgtttttatgcTTAGTCATAGGATCTTTAGACGTGCAATCTCTGATTAAAGATTTTATATTATCAATAAgtgtgttaaaaaatatatccgGATCAGATATATTAAGCAAAGCAGACCAGTTAGTGTGGCTGCTACATTCAGCAATACGTTTGTAGTTGATAACATGAGGTctttttgattgaaatttaagtGTTTGTGCTTAGTGTGACAAAAATAGGGTAGTGATCAGTAAAAACATTCGTATACGTAAATGATTTGATATTAACATTGTTCGTTTTaacaaaaaagttataaatacaTCCGCCTCCGTGGTCATTTGGTCTAGTGACGCCATTAAAATATGGCAAAAAACTGCGATCAAGGAGTTTACTCAAGAATTCATTAGTAATACTGTCAGAGCTTAATAAATTTATGTTAAAATCACCTACGATCATATGAATGTTTTCATGCTTTTTACCGTCAATAAAGTTAATGAttgaatttactaaattttccTTATTTAAATCATAACACCGATAAATACcagaaatttttacagatttgtTGTCGTTTAACTTTATTGacgtagaaattatttttagatcACCAATAACATCTAatgaaatacaatattttaagGATTTTTTAACATATATAACCACACCATCAGCTTTATTAACATTactataattatagtggatATCATAATATTTCAGTTCAAAGAATGTAAAACAAATTAGAGCCCAGTTTTCTGAACATATAATTACATCAGGTTTAactaataaattttctataaaaagttctaatttattaaaattggTATTCAGGCCTCTAACATTTACATGCAGAACTAAAATATTATCAGGACTCACTGATTTATTTAAACTGTGCAAATCAGCAAACAAATCTTCAATCAGTAGATCGTCGCTATCAGCCATCGTAATATATTATTGACTATTTGGATTAGATTTGTTTCCTAGTTTACCCACTGAGTTCGGTATTAATGGTTTAACAGGATAGTcagtattatttattattttatttagtcTGAAAACAAGATATTCACAGCATGTATCCGTAGCACAATGATTAGCCGGTCTGTTTTTATGATATCTGTCATTGTAGTAAACATAGTTTAGGCACTTTGTTATTTCACTTTTACAATCTGTAGTAAGATGATCACCAGCACATTTGAGGCATTTAACCTgattgttacattttttgtagCTATGATTGTATCTGCCACATTTGTAACACAGATTAAAGTTAAAATAGTCCAGTACATGACAGCACTGGTAGCCAACATATAATTTGAATCCATTATTTTTAAGGTGTAGATAAGATTCAGCTGTAAGTTCCATGATTAAAGACCTCTTATCCATAGGATTTTTGTAGTCGGCAATAATATTAAATGCACCATCTAGATCAAGGAAATTTCTATTATATATCAGGATTGGGCAGCAGAAATTACTTTCGTCATTTCATTACCCGTAAATGACAATTACTGTGAATAACTGTAATATTTagtaactaattacaattgcgggaaataattattaattttgatttatcaattacagttagtataaacaattgtaattttatgattatcaactacaattactcgaaataattgtaatttttttgttgtcaattaaaattacttggaaaaattgtaatttttttgctattaattacaattacttggaacaattgtaatttttctgttatccattacaattaatggaaatgattatgtttttttttcaaatttcaattgtttttcataatttatttaaacaaattacctTTGGAAACGTAATGTCGAATTctcaacataatttcaaattccgaaaacATCGGGAACTTCATGGAGCTTACATATTCACATTGACTGGTcaagcaaattatttaaacaaattaatttttcaaagtaatgtGAAATCCTTGATCAGCTACCCAAAAAACTTTGGTAACCATAGCCCATTCACATATTGACTGTAAAAGACTCGTTCCGATCACACCATTTGAATACTCCAAAAAcggagtaaatttatttgtctatttaatattatttcacaggaataacgttagagaaaaaaattcaattggaCCACATCGTGTGGTTTACAATTActcaaaagaattttaataatgtctgatttaattacaatcactgaggataattgaaatgatttctgattaaattccaatcactgaaagtaattttgataaactttgattaaattcaaattactcaatgtaattttaatgaaatccaattcaattacaattactggaaataatttcgatggaCTCTGAgtcaattacaattatcaaaagtaatttcactgaactccgattcaattattattactgaaaataatttcaatggaatttgatgtcattaaaaattatccttagtgatttgtaattgttaattttttatcacaattttgCCCAACACTGTTATATATATCCTCACATAATTCATCTCGGtccatattattttcaatatttataactttAATCTTTGGTAAATTTAAATGTTCAAGGTAGACACAATAGTCACTACCAAGTTTCTCACTTAACACAGATTTAACTCTAGGAATATCATTAGTGTTTTTACACTTTATCGATACCAGACCCTCAGTATTTTTCCTGACGTTGTTAATCGGGATGGACAGGTCAGTagttaatttcattttaactTTGGTAGAAGTTtccttattattattgtttttagcTTTCACCAGTATTTTTGGTACTTTTTCAGTCGGTTTAACAGTAGAGCATTTAGTAATTTCAGCATAAGATGTAGTATTATTAGTAaacaaattacttttttcgaCCAGTTTATCTAGTAGGTTGTTACGAGCTTGTAGCTCAGCATTTAACTGCCGTAGTAATTCATTTTCCATCTTAAATGATGAAGTTTCATCTAGTTCAAAATCAGTTACATCAGAGATGTTTTTAGAATTATTTAGTGTGATATTATTACAAAGCTCACTACGTAATTCCTCcttgtgaaaaagttttatttgcGTTATTATTTTCCTGGCATTTTCATCCAAAGTGTTTACATCATAACAAGTTTTTGAGGTTAGGTTCTCATGCTGATATTTAGGACATGTTACAAGCATTTCACTTAAAAATTGCCCCTTTGaatatttgttaaaattaCCTTCGTGATATACATTTTCACATATAAGACATATCACTATTTTAGGCACTTTTGAATTTGGATGGCACTTAAAAACTTTGCACGCAGTATCCGGGTCACCTTGTGTGAGCGACATCTTGGCTTTTTTGGCCTTGGCGTTATAGGCaattgattttctttattacaaTGGATTTTTTATAATCCGCTAGGAACAGAATTTTGCGATCATACCTATGTACTGTTTTCTTAATCATGAGTGTTTCAACAACTGTAGGGAAGGAAAAATCTATGTCATTTGTCTTGTACTACATGATTTATGTGAACGAATAAGAATGaatcgaattttcgacattcaaAAGCGTTGGAATTGTGtagtatataaaaaatcgtcaatAACTGAGACCTTAtacttcaaagtttgattaattttattttcccaaTCGAAATAAACTAGATGAACTCTAGTTCAATTTTCTGGACCTGCGGACGATGACGTCAATATCAAATGGAACATTTACactgacattttttatcaGCTGCCACATTTTCATCAGGCTGTAAGCCTCAGGTTCTTCAGTCTCCAACTCGAGACAAATATGTACagacattaaattttttggtgagTTTACTTTGCGAGTGCTTGAATGTAGTCGAGCTTCTTCCTGACAGAATTTTACAGATCTATGTGTCACTGCAAATATTTTGTCACCATGCACAGTttgtgaataaaaagaataagaagaaagaaaagagaaattgtTTCATTGAGCGTATGAACGAATCATCATTTTCGAACACTATTCGCTCAACGTGAAAATCATCGCGAGATCGCAATTTTtcgtaatcattttttttttcatctttcgttCGGTCACGTctaaccttttttttatttcatttcttacctCTTGTATTCAGAATTGCGTTACGAAGTTGGGAAAAAATGTGCGAATTTTATGAAACAGGAtcttaacattttttattcacaacttttaaaaataaatcaaagcTTACTCTGTATTGTATATCTCCATGGTTTCCAGGAGCAAACTCGCGTGCAACAAAAATTCGtgatattcgaaaaatgatAACTCCTTTCAATGAGCTTTGCCACCAATGAAACTTGCGCGAAAAGTTAGTGCTTTTTGGGGgctattcgaaaaaaaaaatcagcgttCGAATCGAATAATATGCAATCGCCGAAAATCGTGGTTGAATCATCGAATAATTCTTCGTATTATTCTGCTTtatgttgaataaatttggCATTTTTCAATGGATTATCCTCAACTTGAAACCGCCTGAAGAAAGACAGAAATATGCgcattttgaagaaaaaaaatgtacaatccGCCGATGGGTTGAAAAGTTACGGCACTTTgaacaaaaaacgaatttcacGCGATTCGTAAAAATGAGatttcggtaaaaaatgagagCAGTCGTATaggacaaaatttttttatagcaaaatgaaaaaaacacgGTTCTCCTTCAATCCGTTGAAGAATGACACAGATTTTTTCTGAACCGTTTGAATTTTCCGTCCCGACCTCACTGGGTGATTTGAGATGGAACCGGCCTATAGTCACAATTTAATCTCGAtagaatttaatttctttgaataaattaataaattatgtttcaagtaaaaatattcaatcacGATCAGCCCGTGCAGGAATACGAGTATGTCATTGAGTATGCAAATGTACTTAAAAATCTACAAGAGTTCTCTGGTTTCggttttctattattttttttttgcatgtcTGCAAAATTCCCATGAAGATTTGAAAACGTCGTTgcaagttaaaaaaattaaccgatcaaTGATGTCATCGGATTTGCTGTTTTGAGGAATTACGTGGGTTGCAAAGGTTGAAGAAAAGCAGATTTtctccaagtttttttttcaatataacgATAGAGTTATTTCATTCAAAGTGAAGGCATACGAAAGAATGACATTTGAACGATGTTCCATAAGAATTTatgtcaaaattttgtaaactcaGCCGTTCAGAATTGGTTTTCGGAGAGGGGTATTTTCGTGGCAGACACGATAACTCAAGCTATTTATCTGCAATCAAAAAacttaatattttcttttagtATAAGATGGGTATAGCTAGCGAATGAAAACAGGATCATAACTTATTTTACGAGGTAATACATGGTGTAACTTGTACcgaaaatcgtaattttcctCATAAGCTCCgccaaaaattgaaattccattttttttcaaatcccaTATCCTCTATTCAGTCACCAGCTGTATGAAACTAACaaacagaaaatatttcgttttcgATTTCAGATGAAGcttttgaattgaattatcgCGTCCACCGTGAAAATACAGAGACTCTAAAAACCGGTTCTAAACGGCTGAACTTTCAAAGTCTTTGGATAAAAATTCGCTGGCATGTCgttcaaatattgttttttcataTGCCTTAGGTTCAGATAGTATAATCCTTTATTATGCTTaaggaaaaattgaagacaGTATGTTTTTCTCTAACCTCCGGAACCTACGTAATCCcatgaaaaatcttttcataACTAATAAAGAAGGTAAATTAATTCACAATCTGTAGTCCATTTCcaagtatacatacaatatcgttattttctattctatAATCAGAGATTCTAGTTCAATCTTTGGAAAATATATGAAATCTTCATGTGCTAAAACGAATCATTCGAAATTGGATTAActttgaatttaaatataattcttcAGTTCCATATTGGTtgaattataacaaaaaatctcCGATTCAGGGTACTCAATGAGTCAGTTACCACTAGAAGACTGAATTTCCAAAAGTTTAAATGTGTCTGCTGTACAAAATTGCAGTCATAACAATCGATACGTGTCAACGAATCAGCGAAATGTTATTACTCAACCTTATGAACAATTTTGGACAAGTCAAATGTTCACTCAAAATAGTCAAAACAAGTTCGCAAATAGTTGTCCATGTAatgaattttccaaatatGCAATATCTACCTTTAGTAATTGTAGGTAATTATAACATGGCATCGAACGATCAAATCAACAGACAAAATTTAAACTTATAAGCAACTCGATGCATCTCAGTC
This region of Neodiprion virginianus isolate iyNeoVirg1 chromosome 7, iyNeoVirg1.1, whole genome shotgun sequence genomic DNA includes:
- the LOC124308572 gene encoding uncharacterized protein LOC124308572; this encodes MSLTQGDPDTACKVFKCHPNSKVPKIVICLICENVYHEGNFNKYSKGQFLSEMLVTCPKYQHENLTSKTCYDVNTLDENARKIITQIKLFHKEELRSELCNNITLNNSKNISDVTDFELDETSSFKMENELLRQLNAELQARNNLLDKLVEKSNLFTNNTTSYAEITKCSTVKPTEKVPKILVKAKNNNNKETSTKVKMKLTTDLSIPINNVRKNTEGLVSIKCKNTNDIPRVKSVLSEKLGSDYCVYLEHLNLPKIKVINIENNMDRDELCEDIYNRNFLDLDGAFNIIADYKNPMDKRSLIMELTAESYLHLKNNGFKLYVGYQCCHVLDYFNFNLCYKCGRYNHSYKKCNNQVKCLKCAGDHLTTDCKSEITKCLNYVYYNDRYHKNRPANHCATDTCCEYLVFRLNKIINNTDYPVKPLIPNSVGKLGNKSNPNSQ
- the LOC124309028 gene encoding uncharacterized protein LOC124309028, whose product is MTKHKNNNKPRSSWITKGLMISCKTKETLYNLWNLDRSNNTLKQEYNSYCKLLNKLISLTKNEYENEMVKNIYKDSRKLWNYVNGKLGKNKNVSTEIDYIIRNEEIVTDNRDIADKFVDFFSNIGDELAKKIDKLQVNIEKNVKHNSNSIFLTPTDSFEIEKTILDLKDKSGGVDGISSKVLKIIANDISVPLEYIFNMCINRVIWPSALKKTDIIPIFKSGNKHLTTNYRPISLISNLAKIFEKIIFNRLYSFCISNILISNNQFGFVKNRGTSDALAITSNFIYNNIDNNLSTVLVFLDLAKAFDTVNHKILLDKLWRRGIRGIPHQLLTNYLTNREQCVKINNCTSETKMVKVGVPRGTILGPLLFIMYIDDIFDVLPPNALVAYADDTAVLCLGRNWTELNVTLNNWLNKLDIWLKVNKLSFNIDETTYITFGSYSDSVPKNYHLYINDRELRTYYLLLSEELKKKFYPGVTDNMSAMDRLEAYNTSKVITLTVTTRAVGFSTMHIFACLYEFNNVLMRGSIYQIYRVALAVFEAKIQFTQRGVSLIMNNEEDFKHQTFNEDWMQAAKAVVVLPDQLSTIINAVGKVTVYDATYVPKLAKDNFHEDTFIPQSELVVL